The DNA window tttttaatgaaaattccTGAACCGTGTGTGAATTCAACCATAATGCTGTACACTGAAATGCTATAGAAATAACTTGCACTCAgcaattgctagtaaattttacaattaattagAAAGAAGGTTAAATTGGATTACATGTGTAATTTTGAAGCAGGAAGACTGACACTGATTCTTGAGATAAGGGACAAAACATGTCCTACACAAAAGCCCTCtttattcaaaaaaaataaataaataaatttgtcaaaataaaaatgcttaaaaagttACATCTAAAGGAAATCTGGATACTCGGGACATTCATTGCTTTTatctttaaataattttgttagTATTCATTAAATACATGCTCTATACTTGGAAACCACGTGTAATTTAGCCTGTCATCTGAGAGCATCATGAGGTCACAATGTAAAATTACCAaacaaagtgtttaaaaatgcaacaaattcaaaaatatacatttaaattgaaaaGCAGAGACATATAATAtatcaaacaatacaaaaagtaagtcttgaattatatttttcatacaAAATGGCTATCACTTTGCATCAACTCAGTCAggatttttttataaatctaaataaatcAGGCAATGTCATGGTCATCTTTAACTCTGAGGACCCCTTTTCTTTTTCCTGCTCTTTGTGGATCTCACAGTAGAACACATAGTCCTGgaagttttatatttttttatattttatacaaaaaaagtTGAAGTCTCTGCAGTCACAGCTTTGCCAACTCTGTCATCCTGGTGCAATAGTTTCTGTAAGGAATAAATCTTGGCATTTTTGATATGTTTATTAAGGCAGCAACAGCTGAGAGAGAAAACAAAATTGCTCCACTGTACAACATGTGGTTAAGGTGGAAAAATGTTCaattttgtcaactccgtcagacGTCCATCAGACGTCAACTCCATCAGGTTTAATGTCTGATGGTTGACAAGTGCTCTCAAAAAGTCTATATAATGTGATTTAATATGTTATTTTGCATAAGGGGAATTCTTCTAATGTTGTTTCATGATTCTAtttacaaactgtatatttggACCTGTCAACACCaccagtatttgtcaactccgtcagtatctGTCAACTACGTCAGTATCTGTCAACTACGTCAGTAtctgtcaactccgtcagtatctGTCAACTACGTCAGTATCTGTCAACTACGTCAGTATCTGTCAACtatgtcagtttttgtcaactccgtcagtttttgtcaatgtcgtcagtttttgtcaactccatcagtttttgtcaactccgtcagtatttgtcaatgtcgtcagtttttgtcaactccatcagtttttgtcaactccgtcagtatttgtcaatgtcgtcagtttttgtcaactccatcagtttttgtcaactccgtcagtttttgtcaactccgtcagtatttgtcaactccatcagtttttgtcaactccgttgGTATttatcaactccgtcagtttttgtcaactccatcagctTTTGTCAACTCcttcagtttttgtcaactccatcagctTTTGTCAACTCcttcagtttttgtcaactccgtcagttctTGTAAACTCCTTCAGTTTTTGTAAACggcgtcagtttttgtcaactccgtcggtatttgtcaactccatcagtttttgtcaactccatcatttTTTGTCAACTCCTTCGGTTTTTGTAAACggcgtcagtttttgtcaactccttcAGTTTTTgccaactccgtcagtatttgtcaactctgtcagtttttgtcaacaccatcagtttttAACACCGTCAGGTGAaggtttttgttaattttggaAGAAATGTCTTATTCTTGTTTCAATTCATTGtgttaaaattttaaaacatcAACTGAACTACATGATATCATGTCTGATTTACCTAAGAACATTAGTTATAtatgtttaataattaaaaggAAGGTAGAGAATTAAAGGATTAGGAACTGGATTGTTTATAATAACCCTAACTCAAGAAAAATTTTAgagaatttattttttcacttaGCTCCTTTACTGAACACCATTATTACATAATTGAAGACTTTGCACTGTTGTTGGATGGATCAAATTAAAATAGCTTGCTTTTTAATGCGTCTGACAGAGTTGACACAAATTAAGTTCCGAAGTgaataaatgcaaatgtaaatatatcAGATATCAAATATatcaataatatattattaaataataaaaacttctaaaacatgttttgtcccTGATCTCAAGAATCAATGCTGAAATAGCATTTGTTATATTAACACTTttcaaaaaatcattttagcAGTGTTTGTCTGAGATTAATATACTGTTGTTCATACAAAGGCTTGGTATCACTGCAGTGAAAGCGATGCTGGTTCTATCAGAGCCTTTACAGCACGTCTTCAGAAAAACAGCCGTCTGTGTAATGTAGTTCAGCTGAGGCTTCATATGCTGAGAATGAGCTCAAGCCATGAAAATGACCGGGTTCTGTTTCCTGTAGCTGAGACGCCCACCGCAAGACGGGCCTAAAAACACACAGTCTCACTCGAACATGGCCGCGATCCATATGTGCTGACTGCTACATGTTTCACGCAGACCAGCACACATCCATGCGATCTACAGCCGCATCTTTCCAGAGTTTGCAGCTAATATCCAGTTTCCTCACGCCACTCGGCAGCAAAAAAGCAACAGCCCTTTTCCCACTTATGAATAATGCAGCCGCCCTCtcgctctctccctctctctctctcaggccTCACATCACAACAAAACAGTTGTCAGGGCTCCCAAGAGTCCATTAAAGTTCAAACAAGCTGTAAAGAAAGCGAGTGAGAGACATCGTGTGACCCAAACGGCTGAGAGAGCCTCCACCCCACCCAGCGAGCATGTGACGATTCCCCATCGCTGCGGATAATTAGGAGTCAAACGCAGCCCGCTCCGTGCTCTCCTCTAATTGTGTTAAAGAGCGCCGTTACCAGGCCACAAACACAGCGGCGGCACAATAGAGCAGATAAAGAATAAGATAGAGGGTCGCTGGGTCTCTGGGGGCCGCCTTTCACTGCTCGCACAGGGTCACAGTCTCAACGCTGATAATGCAAGATGTAATTAATATAAAAGCCGGACACAATAGCGAACGGAGCGGCTAGGAGAGCGGCCGACTTGCTGACACACACCTGCCCTGCCCGTCAAACTTTCATTCAGAATCGTCACTAGATACAACGCACTTGCAGAAAAACGCATGTCGGATCGGGAATGGCTGCGAATGCTGACACATGCGCATCTTCAGCCCCTGACCTTCTGTGCGTCTGCTCCACACGCAGCTCTGCTGCATTTAACATGTAATTACACAACTGCTCCCAAAACATGTTAAAGGGATGGTCTGAAGCATCTCAGAATGACTATTCAAAGCGAAACTGCCAATTATCTGACGAGAATGAGAGAGGAGCCTTTGCTGAGCTCGAGTAATTGACAGAAACGTGAATGAATGTTGTTAATGCTGCTCTATATGACACAGGCGGGCAAAAACACACCTCAGTCATATGAAGATCAtattctgaaaaaaatgatttaacatCACCGAATCCACCTCATGCATACACCTACAAAACTCATTTTATGGGTAGAAATAGATCTTTATGTAATTACACTCAGAGAAAAAGGGTCATTGTGGTTCTATATAGAATATTTTCCTGATTTGTTATCgcaatctttttttcttttgtcagatCAACtcagataattaatgtggttcagataacacaatattttgagtttctgttgattaaaccagccgtcttcattgtattaactcaaacttttaatttcaattaactaaaaattaaggcaaccaggtaacttacttttttaagttaaaccaataattcttttttacagtgtagagttctcaactcaattttaaagaatccTTTATGCCAAAAGGTTCTCACAAGATTGCATAATATTTCCACATTTAATGAGTAATTTTGTTTTCTACTGATAAAgtttgtttacaagctgtttaagtcataaaaattaatttttaaaaattaattaaaactaaatccataaaatgatgcGATGATGGAACCCCTCCACCTGACGGAACACTTTAAGCTTCAATACAGAACCTTTTCTGCAGGTTAATAAGATGTCACATTCCATTTTGAAATCCATGAATTTATTAAACTGGAAAACTAAAACCGATCTGAATCATTCTGAAGAGAACAAaccccaaacacacacatccGTCTGAAGCACTAAGCCGAACTCTACAGAAGCACAGCAACAAGTGACCGTGTGTCCAGACGTGAGCAGTCAAACCCTGATCAAACAGATCCGATCCGTGCAGAGCGTCACTGTCCCACAGCAGAACACGTGCTGCTTCATTAAGATAGGCTGGACGATCTAAACCAATGCACTGATTAGATGACCTGTAAGCTACAGACAAGTAAACATGCTTCATTTATAAAGTGCTCACCAAGTTTACTGCATGCAACTGCCCATAATATTATCACACtctctatatataaatatagagaGATCACCACGACACACTCATGGGAAATATTTGTGCTTTAAAAAATGTCATGTAAACACAAGCATCTATATATCTCCATAAGTGGCTTAGGTAAGTTATTTATTATCAACATAAAAACTACTGACAGCCACAAATAATTAGGAGAAACGTAGGTGCCAAAGGCACATGTCACAATATTGACGATGACAGACAGCATTGAGGCAAATGTCAAAAACACAGAGAAAGTGCTCACCATGTTCTGTGCTGCACTTGTTTTTTAAGTGCACTTATGTGAAAATGCACAAAGATGAAATTCATTACAATGTAAATTAGAACAAATTATTAACAGATTATTAGCTAGATATATCCTTCAGAAGAGGCAGATATCATTtctatcatttaaaaaaattcattagGCAAggctttgattttatttctataaCAGAGTGTTTTTAAAAGGCTGGACATCCTGACAAAGGCCTTGCATACTCTGACAGCACTATAAACTACACTCATAGAAATGTAGTATAGTAAAGCCATATTCACAGCCAGCAgcagagcaagagagagagagagagagagagagcacaagGCATGTCCTTCATCCCCAGCAAAGCAACTTTCACCAAATGATGTAGCCCCAggcaaaatatattaaaaatgcataTCAAAGCAAAAAAATGGATGAGATAGGTACTACCTAAATAAATTTGCATATCCAGCTATCAAACTGCTGTCCTCAAACATGCAAAAAGGGGTAGAAACGCCATACAATAAAGTTCAAGACCCATATGAATTTAAGAAATCTAATCCTTgtaatttatttagatttgtaaTATAATCGCAATCGTTTCTGCTGAGCTGAACATCAGGACAGTGTGTCGCTTATGAAGTATGTGAGGCAGCAACAGGCCTGCAATCATTTATTCTCATTAACAAACACAGCCGCTCGTGCACATTATGCAAATGAGGACctcaacaaacacacacacacacacatacaaagatCTCTGCTACACACACGAGCTAATGCatacacatttacacacacacacagacaataaAATATACTGAAAATAAGCCTTCACTAGCAGTCGAATAGATATTAAAGCTCACAGCTACAAAATCCTCTGCAACTCAATAGCGTTAATCGTGTAAGAACGTGCGCAAGATATCATGTTTTCAATGATACGCCGATAGAAATTCTAGGCAACAAACCGCTCGAAAGAAAATGACGTAAAGGGAATTCGAATTTCGAACCCAAAGAATCTTAGATGCATTTTCGAACCACGGTCAGTGTTCCGAATGAACTTTCATTTTGTCATTATCAAAATGAAACCAATAACAAACAGCAGAGATGGAAACAACAGCGTGTCTTATTTTCAAACGCATTTTTTTACACTTGAAGTGAGTTAAGTAGGCCTATATGTGGAATTAAATGATTGTTTGAGTGTTTTCCCCCGGTTTTTAATCGATCAATTCAGTAGATTGACTTTAATTCCGTATAGTTTGAGATTAACCCAACATATGCTCAAAAGCCTCAAATCTGCTTTAACTCTTAACAGGCTTGATCTGCTGCTGTGAGCTCTATATATCCCGATCCTCAACACATGCACGCGACTGCAGGACGCTCGATATGAACTACACGACGCGGAAAACTTTCTTTTCCCCAACATTTCATTCACAACACCGAAATCAACGCGTTTAAACAAAGCCGATGTCATTCTAAATATAACGATTCTGAGTCGTCGTTGAATTGACTATAATGGAGCATGGGGCCTGTAAAACTGACTCAAACCACAACAGAAATCAATAAGAGGCAATTAAACACATCAACAACATCATCCTTGCAATTTACGGGGAAGCACATTATAAACTTGACTGTGCAATACTTTAAACAAAATAGTATTCATACTCACATAAAACGGTCTACTAAACTATATATTTCCAAGTCTCAGTTATTCATTAGTTTAAAGCAGTCATTTGCAATTCGAGAAAATTATGTACAATGCAACAGCCCGAATGATACCGAAATACAAAACATAATAGAAGCGACACCAACTACTAGcgttaaatataaataatggaGATATTGTCAGACACATGCCGTGTTTGCTCACAATACACAAGTTCAGAAGAATCGCTGAAAACTTTCTGCACAGTCCATTTTACCATTCAAGCTGATTTAAAGACATCTCAACTTATAGCCTATTTTATCACTCACATTACTATTTTAGGGTATACAGtgcaaaccaaaaaaaaaaacaattaaaccaTCCGGTTACTTACATGATCGGCTAAGTTAGTTGAAGATCCCGAGAGTTCCTCGTGGTCTGATTTTGAGCTGCCATCTCGTTCATCAATCACTAAATCTATGGGCATTTTTCCTTTCAAACAACTGATGTACCGATGGCAGAAATTGTCGCAGAGTTCGTGCACCTTGAGCAGAGGAAAGAAAAGCTCTTTCAACAGCCGGTCCAGAAATAAGCACAATTAGAGGACATTATGAGCAAAGGCAGGAAAACAATAGAGAAATTGTAGCAATGCAAATGATTCTCCAGAGACCCACGCAACAAGTTAATCGACAAAAATAAACGCTGGAGACCAACAAATAAGATTCGAAAGTCTTAGTCAACATTTCGCATAAACTATAGTTGTCCGTGaaattgttcatttattttaaataagtaaGAATAGTTCTGTCACATTCCGCTTGAACAAACATCTACGGAATATGGATTCATTCATATGAATTATAATTAATTGATACAATTGTGTTAATAACAAAATACTGTCGGGgtaatttgatcaaataataacgttatttttttatttcatcaaaaagtaCCAAAtctgaatttaaataattaaaaataaataaaaatcacagaTTGGTGATGAGCGCAGTAAATTCATCCAAATTACTTCTAAGAGTAAATCAATCCAAATCAATAAAAATTACCTTTTCTAACTCCAAAAGATGAAACCGTAATACTTGTATGGCTTGTATCATCTGTGAAGAGAAATGGACGTCGTTAGCTGTATTCCttctttacattttgattttaatattcGTTACACAATATTTTGTAGTGAACAAAAAACATcccactaataataataaataattcaagAGTTAATGatgtgctcaagaaatattattttggatacttaaaaaaaatgcacGTGGAATTATTGGCCTGTGTAAAGTGTTAAGGGGTCGATGGTGATATCAGCCCTATAATGAGTGACTTTTTCACTCTAATACTCTCCACTTCAAACAGTCCTGTCACACATCAAATCCCCTCGTATTTACTTTCACTATCTCCAGATCCAATGCAAAAAAATCTCGCAAATAATGAGTGACACTTATTTAAGAGATCTCGATTGCACGGCTATTGTGAAGACAATCAGTGCTGATGTGTTATCTTACCAAATTATCCAATTCTGGATTTGAAGAAAATAAAGGTTTTTCTGCGCGGAcctaaaacacaaacaaataacCGGGGTTAATAGCAATAGATTAGAATATGTGGAGCAATTTAAtaattgtgttttaaagatGCATAAAAATTGCAATCGATACTAATCTGGTTAAACACTCGTTAAATATAAAAGCATTGATGGAAATATAGTTAGCGGTCTTAAAATTAAATGGAAATGAAATGGAAAGAAATGCTTctatctttgtttattttaatgtctCCAACACGTATGGGTAGATGAGTCGTGAGTGACCTGTTTGGCGAAGACAGCAATGTCCTCGTTGAAGGAGTCGGAGGAGCACACGTCTCCTCCCGCCACCCCGGGCTCGCGGGGAGTGCATGTGGCCAGCTCGCACTTCTCAAAGACCAGAGCCAGTAGAGGAAACAGAGGGTGACTGCAGGAACAACAACACACGAACCTTTCAGAGCGCTCGGTTCAGATTTCACCGACGAATAATACGAGGAAGAGTGTGTAATAGTTCGAGGAATAATTCGGCTTTGAGTCCTGAAAACAAGGCGGCTTAAGTGAAGCAGAAATTTGAAATATTCAGATACTAAAGTTGagtaattatttatgaaaaaaaaaataagtgcgAGAGTGGCAACCATGTCGGGTTTTGTAGTCATTATGAACTTAAAGCTGCCGTCATAAATTTAAGAGCAGAAAATAAGTGCCAGGTAAGAAAAGGGCCcacaaataaatgtacaaaGTAGATTAAAATTGTGCCAGCAATTCTGGCAAAGCACCCTATACAgaagaaatattattaaagttatGGAAAAACTATTACGGGAAAGAGAAGCCGCCCGAAGGAATTCACGGATCCGATATTAATATAGAACTCACCCGTAAATTTGATCTTTATCCCTCTTTAACACGTCGTTGACAGCCGAGCCCATGCTGGTGGGCATGACATTGGGATGGGGGGCATGTGTGCCGTAATGCTGGCTGGCGTGGAGCGGCGGTCCGTGATTCAGATGATGGACCTGCGGGAGCGGCCGAGGCGCGTGAGGATCTCCGTACATACCGACCCCGTCCATGCCGCCGTAATGAGCCAACTCATCGTACTGAAAGAGAAGCAGAAAGtcacaataaaacacaaagCTGCAGAAGAAAGAGCGATAGCGtggaaaaaagaagaagaaaggcGTCGCACAAGACTAAAGTTTGCTGGCATATTTGCTCGTAATtaccaaaaacattgtaaagttGTGCTTCCCCGAGTATGCGTGTCTTTAAAAGCGGAGCTCGGGCGATGAGACGCGGCGAATATTCCCAACAAAGTGCGTCAGACTGAAGTAGTTTTGCGCGTGAGGCGACAGTCGAGGCCTGTGATAGATAGTGTATTAGTGGAGGTGAGTGTTGGAGATTTTAAACCTACCCTTTGCGCCATCAGCCTGCGCTCCAATAAACCTCTGGATCTGTGTCGTAGATTTAATTTCCCAGTCCGCTCACAAACTCATGCGCTCCAAAGATCCCTTTTTCAAGCAACTTGCCGAATTCTCCTATTCTCCAGTATGGTTGAGAAAGAGCGCAGGCATCGGGAAGAGTTTTGCAATTATTCTTCTTTTCCTCTTTGCCCcccagaaaagaaagaaaaaaaagtcaagcaCCAAACTGAAGGTTACAGCCGGCCCATCAACAACCTGCATGTAACTAAACTGTCGTGTCTCATGGCTTTTTGCCACTCCAGCTGTCAATCAAAGCCAGAGGTTGTCAAggtaatgaatgaatgatggtTGGTGATGATGTTCAAGAGAGGATGAATCTTTTTAGCCCCGTTTTCATCCCACAAGTCCCTGTCTTCTTTATGCCTCCGGTCCgctttcttgttttattactactgtataaaaaaaaaaaaaaaaagggaaaagagaagagtttttttaaaaaaaatgcggCGATCTCTTGCGCGGTCTGAGATGAGTGAGTGTCAGTGAGTGTTGGCAGGTCGGCCGCTCGCTCGCTTATAGAACACAGTGAGTTGAGCTGCGCGCATCGGCGGGAGAATGAAATGACGGAAGCCGGAAGTGGCGCTGAGCACAGCCAGTCCTGCACGAGCTCCACGCCAAACCCTGCGCGAGAGGCGAGCGTCCAGTGCGCGAGGGGGGAGCCACCGCAGATCCCACTCACATACACTGAGAAAATGAGACACCGCGCGATGGGCAGGCATCCAAACGTCGAATAAGCGTTTAAACAGTATCTTTAttgcacaaaagaaaaaatattttaacacgATTTTTTTGAGTAATGCCTACAACTGATATCGAGTGTCATATCTCCTTGCACAAAAATGCTTATTTAGACGGACCCCTTTTAGAATAAAGTGAAC is part of the Chanodichthys erythropterus isolate Z2021 chromosome 18, ASM2448905v1, whole genome shotgun sequence genome and encodes:
- the meis2a gene encoding homeobox protein Meis2a isoform X4, with translation MAQRYDELAHYGGMDGVGMYGDPHAPRPLPQVHHLNHGPPLHASQHYGTHAPHPNVMPTSMGSAVNDVLKRDKDQIYGHPLFPLLALVFEKCELATCTPREPGVAGGDVCSSDSFNEDIAVFAKQVRAEKPLFSSNPELDNLMIQAIQVLRFHLLELEKVHELCDNFCHRYISCLKGKMPIDLVIDERDGSSKSDHEELSGSSTNLADHNPASWRDHDDATSTHSAGTPGPSSGGHASQSGDNSSEQGDGLDNSVASPGTGDDDDPDKDKKRQKKRGIFPKVATNIMRAWLFQHLTHPYPSEEQKKQLAQDTGLTILQVNNWFINARRRIVQPMIDQSNRAVSQGAAYSPEGQPMGSFVLDGQQHMGIRPAGPMSGMGMNMGMDGQWHYM
- the meis2a gene encoding homeobox protein Meis2a isoform X3, whose protein sequence is MAQRYDELAHYGGMDGVGMYGDPHAPRPLPQVHHLNHGPPLHASQHYGTHAPHPNVMPTSMGSAVNDVLKRDKDQIYGHPLFPLLALVFEKCELATCTPREPGVAGGDVCSSDSFNEDIAVFAKQVRAEKPLFSSNPELDNLMIQAIQVLRFHLLELEKVHELCDNFCHRYISCLKGKMPIDLVIDERDGSSKSDHEELSGSSTNLADHNPASWRDHDDATSTHSAGTPGPSSGGHASQSGDNSSEQDGLDNSVASPGTGDDDDPDKDKKRQKKRGIFPKVATNIMRAWLFQHLTHPYPSEEQKKQLAQDTGLTILQVNNWFINARRRIVQPMIDQSNRAGFLLDPSVSQGAAYSPEGQPMGSFVLDGQQHMGIRPAGPMSGMGMNMGMDGQWHYM
- the meis2a gene encoding homeobox protein Meis2a isoform X1, which codes for MAQRYDELAHYGGMDGVGMYGDPHAPRPLPQVHHLNHGPPLHASQHYGTHAPHPNVMPTSMGSAVNDVLKRDKDQIYGHPLFPLLALVFEKCELATCTPREPGVAGGDVCSSDSFNEDIAVFAKQVRAEKPLFSSNPELDNLMIQAIQVLRFHLLELEKVHELCDNFCHRYISCLKGKMPIDLVIDERDGSSKSDHEELSGSSTNLADHMGNVDGWIRSGRLQNPASWRDHDDATSTHSAGTPGPSSGGHASQSGDNSSEQGDGLDNSVASPGTGDDDDPDKDKKRQKKRGIFPKVATNIMRAWLFQHLTHPYPSEEQKKQLAQDTGLTILQVNNWFINARRRIVQPMIDQSNRAVSQGAAYSPEGQPMGSFVLDGQQHMGIRPAGPMSGMGMNMGMDGQWHYM
- the meis2a gene encoding homeobox protein Meis2a isoform X2 translates to MAQRYDELAHYGGMDGVGMYGDPHAPRPLPQVHHLNHGPPLHASQHYGTHAPHPNVMPTSMGSAVNDVLKRDKDQIYGHPLFPLLALVFEKCELATCTPREPGVAGGDVCSSDSFNEDIAVFAKQVRAEKPLFSSNPELDNLMIQAIQVLRFHLLELEKVHELCDNFCHRYISCLKGKMPIDLVIDERDGSSKSDHEELSGSSTNLADHNPASWRDHDDATSTHSAGTPGPSSGGHASQSGDNSSEQGDGLDNSVASPGTGDDDDPDKDKKRQKKRGIFPKVATNIMRAWLFQHLTHPYPSEEQKKQLAQDTGLTILQVNNWFINARRRIVQPMIDQSNRAGFLLDPSVSQGAAYSPEGQPMGSFVLDGQQHMGIRPAGPMSGMGMNMGMDGQWHYM